From Melanotaenia boesemani isolate fMelBoe1 chromosome 12, fMelBoe1.pri, whole genome shotgun sequence, a single genomic window includes:
- the steap3 gene encoding metalloreductase STEAP3: MTIMHADLRTPLLASPASDRSELQHQDQGGTVIGIIGSGDFSRSLAIRLVACGFRVVVGSRKPSQVARALFPDVVQVRPQREAVDAAEKVVFVAVYQEFYSSLGHLKEQLAGKVLVDVSNATRRKSGGPSNAERLAELFPESRVVKGFNMVSAWALQTGAHDGSRQVLICGSCSDSKASVLQLARRLGFSPVDMGGLNASRDIEEAPLLLFPSWECPILATFLLLLFFYGYSFIRNVLLPYIDHGENNFHQLPLVMANQVLPAVAMVTLALVYLPGLLSAGFQLGRGTKYSRFPGWLDGWMRSRKQMGLLSFLCAGLHAVYSMCLSLRRGAGLLGAAYQQVKAGVESSRSEQMVWRSDLYLSCGILGFGVLSLLAVTSLPSVGNTLNWREFTFVQSGLGYAALTLSTMHAVFFGWDFAFFPAAYPYYLPPLHLLALILPCIILMGRLVLLLPCLKFRLAKLRRGWESPRHRAPDLWDPAESADSDSPPSFDA; the protein is encoded by the exons ATGACCATCATGCACGCTGACCTCAGAACGCCCTTGTTAGCCTCGCCTGCCTCTGACCGCTCGGAGCTCCAGCACCAGGATCAGGGAGGAACTGTTATTGGCATCATCGGTTCTGGAGACTTTTCCCGCTCCCTTGCGATCCGACTGGTGGCCTGTGGTTTCCGAGTGGTGGTTGGGAGCCGCAAACCAAGCCAAGTGGCCAGAGCTCTTTTTCCTGATGTGGTGCAGGTGCGACCACAGAGGGAGGCGGTGGATGCAGCAGAGAAGGTGGTGTTTGTGGCAGTGTATCAGGAGTTCTACAGCTCCCTGGGGCACCTGAAGGAGCAACTGGCTGGGAAGGTACTGGTGGATGTAAGCAACGCCACCAGACGGAAGAGTGGAGGGCCGTCCAACGCAGAGAGGCTGGCCGAACTTTTCCCAGAGAGCAGGGTGGTGAAGGGCTTCAACATGGTCTCTGCCTGGGCCCTGCAGACCGGAGCTCACGATGGAAGCAGACAG GTTCTGATCTGCGGCAGCTGCTCTGACTCTAAAGCCTCAGTGCTCCAGCTGGCCCGTCGCCTGGGCTTCAGCCCCGTGGACATGGGCGGTCTGAATGCATCTCGGGACATCGAGGAAGCCCCCCTGCTCCTGTTTCCTTCCTGGGAATGTCCCATCTTGgccaccttcctcctcctcctcttcttctacgGATACAGTTTCATCAGGAACGTCCTGCTGCCGTACATCGATCACGGAGAGAACAACTTCCACCAGCTTCCGCTGGTCATGGCGAATCAGGTTCTGCCAgcggttgccatggttacactTGCCCTGGTCTACCTACCAG GTCTGCTGTCGGCCGGATTCCAGCTGGGCCGAGGAACCAAGTACAGCCGGTTTCCTGGTTGGTTGGACGGATGGATGCGCAGCCGGAAGCAGATGGGCCTGCTGAGCTTCCTGTGTGCTGGACTACATGCGGTTTATAGCATGTGTCTGAGTCTGAGGAGGGGTGCAGGTCTGCTCGGGGCCGCGTACCAACAG GTGAAAGCTGGAGTTGAAAGTTCCCGATCGGAGCAGATGGTGTGGAGGTCTGACCTGTACCTGTCCTGTGGAATTCTGGGATTTGGAGTCCTGTCCCTGCTGGCTGTGACCTCTCTGCCGTCTGTGGGAAACACTCTGAACTGGAGGGAGTTCACATTTGTTCAG TCAGGACTCGGTTACGCGGCTCTGACTCTGTCCACCATGCACGCGGTCTTCTTCGGCTGGGACTTTGCCTTCTTCCCTGCAGCCTACCCGTACTACCTGCCCCCGCTCCACCTGCTGGCCCTCATCCTGCCCTGCATCATCCTCATGGGTCGGCTCGTCCTGCTTCTACCGTGCCTGAAGTTCAGACTGGCAAAGCTCCGCAGAGGCTGGGAGAGTCCACGTCACAGAGCCCCAGACCTCTGGGACCCTGCAGAGTCAGCTGACTCCGACTCTCCTCCGAGCTTTGATGCGTAG